From one Amycolatopsis sp. FDAARGOS 1241 genomic stretch:
- a CDS encoding aminoglycoside phosphotransferase family protein produces the protein MLARRHLDMVVFSDLARASQRDHGTALGSRHATYGQGSAGDRRSIRAGLDRSCRSRGALGDAWRDDRQVRAIQGPAGRLIPDGGDLSRRLGRTGQGDRGFRYRRGPPHWPLQLRGRCEEAFVRIGRRMSEPVIGARIDSATWQRAIRRCETLLDTQARQVLLHGDLHLGNVLDGGPSRGLVAIDPKACIGDPCFHAVDYVVAGAGQEGVESRCQRVAIACGLDGDRLYAWSQVIAPMVAIARLTYGGPASVTNCSPWPAEPARASARAADSPALDGQ, from the coding sequence ATGCTCGCACGCCGCCACCTGGACATGGTCGTGTTCTCCGATCTCGCGCGCGCCAGTCAACGCGACCATGGAACGGCACTAGGATCGCGTCATGCCACGTACGGACAGGGGAGCGCGGGTGATCGCCGCAGCATCCGCGCGGGTCTGGACCGCTCTTGTCGATCTCGGGGAGCTCTTGGGGACGCCTGGCGAGATGACCGGCAGGTTCGAGCGATTCAAGGCCCGGCCGGGCGGCTCATACCGGATGGTGGTGACCTATCCCGACGCCTCGGGCGCACTGGGCAAGGCGACCGCGGATTCCGATATCGTCGAGGTCCGCCGCATTGGCCACTGCAACTGCGCGGTCGATGCGAGGAAGCCTTCGTTCGGATCGGCCGGAGAATGTCCGAACCAGTCATCGGCGCACGGATCGACTCAGCCACGTGGCAGCGAGCGATACGACGCTGCGAGACGTTGCTGGACACGCAGGCCAGACAGGTATTGCTGCACGGCGACCTGCACCTCGGCAACGTCTTGGACGGCGGCCCGTCGCGCGGCCTGGTCGCGATCGACCCGAAGGCGTGCATCGGCGATCCATGCTTCCACGCCGTCGACTACGTGGTGGCCGGCGCCGGACAGGAGGGGGTTGAGTCCCGATGCCAGCGTGTGGCGATCGCGTGCGGCCTAGACGGAGACCGGCTGTACGCGTGGAGTCAGGTGATCGCCCCGATGGTAGCCATCGCGCGCCTGACCTATGGCGGTCCGGCGTCAGTGACGAACTGCTCGCCCTGGCCCGCTGAGCCCGCACGGGCATCCGCTCGCGCCGCCGATAGCCCGGCCCTCGACGGCCAGTAG